One part of the Candidatus Methylomirabilota bacterium genome encodes these proteins:
- a CDS encoding FAD-dependent oxidoreductase encodes METTAEVVICGAGIAGVAAAYHLTRRGITSIVLVDEGPPLSLTSDKSAESYRNWWPGPGSDMVSLMNRSIDLMEDLARESGNVFLMNRRGYLFATAQAEQVEHYLRAAEEAAVLGVGPVRIHRSPGDDYRPAPTVGYEGQPTGTDVITDRSVIRRHFPYLAEDTVALLHARRCGWFSGQQLGMYMLERARARGVRLIEGRVERIETAGGRVSGVKVAGPGGSRTVGTPRFVNAAGPYVRDVGRLVGVDLPVFCERHAKVAFHDTLGVVPRHAPMTIWTDPVRLPWSPEERAELQGSDALRHLLDEMPAGVHGRPEGGADSPIVLGVWTYDVEPMEARFPVEFDPAYAEIVLRGLSRPIPGLAAYLSRLPKCFVDGGYYTKTRENRLLAGPLPLEGSFLIGGLSGYGMMSSNGAADLLADHIAERPLPSYAPAFHLDRYQNPAYRALLAEWGDSGQL; translated from the coding sequence GTGGAGACCACCGCGGAGGTCGTGATCTGTGGCGCCGGGATCGCCGGCGTGGCGGCGGCCTATCACCTGACGCGGCGGGGCATCACCTCGATCGTCCTGGTCGACGAAGGCCCGCCGCTCTCCCTTACCAGCGACAAGTCGGCCGAGTCCTATCGCAACTGGTGGCCGGGCCCCGGTAGCGACATGGTGTCGCTGATGAATCGCAGCATCGACCTGATGGAAGATCTGGCCCGCGAGAGCGGCAACGTCTTCCTGATGAACCGACGGGGCTATCTCTTCGCCACCGCCCAGGCGGAGCAGGTGGAGCACTACCTCCGCGCCGCCGAGGAGGCGGCCGTCCTCGGCGTCGGGCCCGTTCGGATCCACCGCTCGCCAGGAGACGACTACCGGCCGGCGCCCACCGTCGGCTACGAGGGCCAGCCGACCGGAACGGACGTCATCACGGACCGCAGCGTGATTCGCCGGCACTTTCCGTACCTCGCCGAGGACACGGTCGCCCTGCTCCACGCGCGACGCTGCGGCTGGTTCAGCGGTCAGCAGCTCGGCATGTACATGCTGGAGCGCGCCCGCGCTCGAGGCGTTCGGCTGATCGAGGGACGCGTGGAGCGAATCGAGACCGCGGGAGGGCGCGTCAGCGGAGTGAAGGTGGCCGGTCCCGGCGGCAGCCGCACCGTCGGGACCCCGCGCTTCGTGAACGCGGCCGGCCCGTACGTTCGCGACGTGGGGCGGCTGGTGGGCGTCGACCTGCCTGTGTTCTGCGAGCGCCACGCCAAGGTCGCCTTCCACGACACGCTCGGCGTGGTGCCGCGGCACGCGCCGATGACGATCTGGACCGATCCGGTCCGCCTGCCGTGGTCTCCGGAGGAGCGCGCGGAGCTGCAAGGGTCAGACGCCTTGCGCCATCTGCTCGACGAGATGCCGGCGGGGGTGCACGGCCGTCCGGAGGGCGGCGCCGACAGCCCGATCGTCCTCGGCGTGTGGACCTACGACGTCGAGCCGATGGAAGCGCGATTTCCCGTCGAGTTCGATCCCGCGTATGCCGAGATCGTCCTCCGCGGTCTCAGCCGGCCGATCCCGGGGCTCGCCGCGTACCTGTCGCGCCTGCCGAAGTGCTTCGTTGACGGCGGCTACTACACCAAGACGCGGGAGAACCGCCTGCTCGCCGGGCCATTGCCGCTCGAAGGCTCGTTTCTGATCGGCGGCCTCTCCGGGTACGGGATGATGTCCTCGAACGGCGCGGCGGACCTGCTCGCCGACCACATCGCGGAGCGGCCGCTGCCGTCTTACGCCCCCGCCTTCCACCTGGACCGCTACCAGAATCCCGCCTACCGGGCCCTCCTCGCCGAGTGGGGCGACTCCGGCCAGCTCTAG
- a CDS encoding ANTAR domain-containing protein, which yields MRVIGRPLQGTVPRWRVAVLEGDASSRAVLRTAVEDSGGTVAVEAPLRLDAVDLMRQTRPDVLIMAPSLSGRREPALMPRITAVVDCPAVLYTRDTGPALVKQANRAGVMGFLLKPLRAAELAPTLDLALARFRDLRRLQRARSERPIVDQAKGKLMMDRRLSEEEAFQWLRRRAMDSRQRLGDVARVVLGDPGSR from the coding sequence ATGAGAGTGATCGGCAGGCCGTTGCAGGGGACCGTGCCGCGCTGGCGGGTGGCGGTCCTCGAGGGCGATGCTTCGTCCCGGGCGGTGCTTCGCACCGCGGTCGAGGACTCGGGCGGGACGGTGGCCGTGGAGGCGCCACTCCGGCTCGACGCAGTGGACCTCATGCGCCAGACGCGGCCGGACGTGCTGATCATGGCACCCAGCCTCTCCGGACGCCGGGAGCCCGCTCTGATGCCTCGAATCACGGCGGTGGTCGATTGTCCGGCCGTGCTCTACACTCGCGACACCGGGCCGGCCCTGGTCAAGCAGGCCAATCGCGCGGGGGTCATGGGCTTTCTCCTCAAGCCGCTCCGCGCCGCCGAGCTGGCGCCCACGCTGGACCTGGCGCTCGCCCGGTTCCGGGATCTGCGGCGGCTGCAGCGCGCCCGCTCGGAGCGGCCGATCGTGGACCAGGCAAAGGGCAAGCTGATGATGGATCGTCGCCTGAGCGAAGAGGAGGCCTTCCAGTGGCTGAGACGGCGGGCGATGGATTCGCGCCAGCGGTTGGGCGACGTTGCCCGCGTCGTCCTCGGCGATCCCGGCTCGCGATGA
- a CDS encoding PBP1A family penicillin-binding protein, giving the protein MRRLSLVGLVLLGFIALVVTGTALYAARALSRFERVEARRSTLLYAAPPILKSGVNVTALDLAGLLGRLGYRETKGAGGPGQFARTDGAWDIRVDGTAAGRVTLSVAGNRITRLRRGGADVESVALPPELLASAGADMGESIRPVRLADVPADLRAAVLATEDVRFYEHGGVDPRGILRAMWTNVRKGRVAEGGSTITQQLVKSRLLTPERTLSRKIHEALLSTVLEWRYGKDQIFEAYLNEVYLGQSGGSSVRGIGAAARAYFGKEIHQLTLPESALLAGMIRAPNSYSPVSNPERARERRDVVLARMRELDKISEADYRKARKEPVRARKAPADGLTAPYFVDYVRAELERATDVELANQHGLRVYTTLDPVLQRLAEAAVVRGLDRLETSRPRLRRKNQEERLQAAMIVLDPASGQVRALVGGRDYRTSQFNRAVLARRQPGSAFKPFVYLAAITPRRDGPLFTAASMLDDSPLTMVVDGKPWTPKNYDERYQGPVTVRRALEGSINTATVRLAQAIGLPAVIDTARALGVEGDLKPVPALALGVFEITPLQLARAYLPLANGGLAPAGGVVDTLTDDAGAALWSAGRESRPVIGAPEAYVMTSLLEGVINAGTGAAARSLGVPGAVAGKTGTTNEGRDAWFVGYSRNLLALVWIGFDDGTPAGLSGAEGALPIWSEFMRQALDVYPAGPFAEPTGITHAKIDLTNGRTATAYCPLVATEVFLAGTEPPACVEHGGVTEQIGRWWDKVWDWFRK; this is encoded by the coding sequence ATGCGCCGCCTGAGCCTCGTCGGGCTGGTCCTCCTCGGCTTCATCGCCCTGGTCGTCACCGGGACGGCGCTGTACGCGGCGCGTGCCCTCTCCCGCTTCGAGCGGGTGGAGGCGCGCCGGTCGACCCTGCTCTACGCCGCCCCGCCCATCCTCAAGTCGGGTGTCAACGTCACCGCGCTCGACCTCGCCGGGCTCCTGGGCCGCCTGGGCTATCGGGAGACCAAGGGCGCCGGCGGGCCGGGGCAGTTCGCGCGGACGGACGGCGCGTGGGATATCCGCGTCGACGGTACCGCGGCGGGCCGCGTGACCCTGAGCGTGGCCGGCAATCGCATCACGCGGCTGCGTCGGGGCGGCGCCGACGTGGAGAGCGTGGCCCTGCCGCCCGAGCTGCTGGCCAGCGCGGGAGCGGACATGGGCGAGAGCATCCGCCCGGTGCGCCTGGCCGACGTGCCGGCCGACCTCCGCGCCGCGGTGCTCGCCACCGAGGACGTGCGCTTCTATGAGCACGGCGGTGTCGATCCCCGCGGGATCCTGCGCGCCATGTGGACCAACGTGCGGAAGGGTCGCGTGGCCGAGGGCGGCAGCACGATCACCCAGCAGCTCGTGAAGAGCCGGCTGCTGACGCCGGAGCGCACGCTCAGCCGCAAGATCCACGAAGCGCTGCTCTCCACCGTGCTCGAGTGGCGTTACGGCAAGGATCAGATCTTCGAGGCGTATCTCAACGAGGTCTACCTGGGGCAGTCCGGTGGCTCCTCGGTGCGCGGGATCGGGGCGGCGGCGCGCGCGTACTTCGGCAAGGAGATCCACCAGCTGACGCTGCCCGAGTCGGCGCTGCTGGCCGGGATGATCCGGGCGCCCAACAGCTACTCGCCGGTGAGCAATCCGGAGCGCGCGCGGGAGCGGCGTGACGTCGTGCTCGCCCGCATGCGCGAGCTCGACAAGATCTCGGAGGCGGACTACCGCAAGGCGCGCAAGGAGCCGGTGCGCGCGCGCAAGGCGCCCGCCGACGGGCTCACCGCGCCGTACTTCGTCGACTACGTGCGCGCCGAGCTGGAGCGCGCCACCGACGTGGAGCTGGCCAACCAGCACGGGCTGCGCGTGTACACCACGCTCGATCCGGTGCTGCAGCGGCTCGCGGAGGCGGCGGTGGTGAGAGGCCTCGACCGGCTCGAGACCTCGCGGCCGCGCCTGCGGCGCAAGAACCAGGAGGAGCGCCTCCAGGCGGCGATGATCGTGCTGGATCCGGCGAGCGGACAGGTCCGCGCGCTGGTCGGCGGGCGCGACTATCGGACCAGCCAGTTCAACCGGGCGGTCCTGGCCCGCCGTCAGCCCGGCAGCGCGTTCAAGCCGTTCGTGTACCTGGCCGCCATCACCCCGCGGCGCGACGGCCCGCTCTTCACCGCCGCCTCGATGCTGGACGACTCGCCGCTGACGATGGTGGTGGACGGCAAGCCGTGGACGCCCAAGAACTACGACGAGCGCTACCAGGGGCCGGTCACGGTGCGCCGCGCGCTGGAGGGCTCGATCAACACCGCGACGGTGCGGCTCGCGCAGGCGATCGGGCTGCCCGCGGTGATCGACACCGCGCGGGCCCTCGGGGTCGAGGGCGATCTCAAGCCGGTGCCGGCCCTCGCGCTCGGGGTCTTCGAGATCACGCCGCTCCAGCTCGCGCGCGCATACCTGCCCCTGGCCAACGGGGGCCTCGCGCCCGCGGGAGGGGTGGTGGACACCCTCACCGACGACGCCGGCGCCGCGTTGTGGAGCGCCGGCCGCGAGAGCCGGCCGGTGATCGGCGCGCCCGAAGCCTACGTGATGACTTCGCTGCTCGAAGGCGTGATCAACGCGGGCACCGGAGCGGCCGCGCGCTCGCTCGGCGTGCCCGGCGCGGTGGCGGGCAAGACCGGCACCACCAACGAGGGCCGCGACGCGTGGTTCGTCGGTTATTCGCGGAACCTGCTCGCACTGGTGTGGATCGGCTTCGACGACGGCACGCCGGCCGGACTGTCGGGCGCGGAAGGTGCGCTGCCGATCTGGTCGGAGTTCATGCGGCAGGCCCTCGATGTCTATCCGGCCGGACCGTTCGCGGAGCCGACCGGCATCACCCACGCGAAGATCGATCTCACCAACGGCCGGACCGCGACGGCCTACTGCCCGCTGGTGGCGACCGAGGTGTTTCTCGCGGGAACCGAGCCGCCCGCGTGCGTGGAGCACGGCGGGGTGACCGAGCAGATCGGTCGGTGGTGGGACAAGGTCTGGGACTGGTTCAGGAAGTAG
- a CDS encoding PilZ domain-containing protein codes for MTTPPTRQNDRRRHPRTDVSWLVVVEAGKRRFLLQTMDISARGAKVRPKERLDIGTPAQLRFRPPDGSPFNVPALVWRADTDGLAFLFMGDIQDRLRRFGRLLAT; via the coding sequence ATGACCACGCCACCCACGAGGCAGAACGACCGCCGTCGTCACCCGCGCACCGACGTCTCCTGGCTCGTGGTCGTCGAAGCCGGGAAGCGGAGATTCCTCCTGCAGACCATGGACATCTCGGCCCGTGGCGCCAAGGTGAGACCGAAGGAGCGGCTGGACATCGGGACGCCCGCCCAGCTTCGGTTCCGTCCACCCGACGGATCGCCGTTCAACGTGCCGGCGCTGGTGTGGCGCGCGGATACCGACGGCCTCGCCTTCCTCTTCATGGGGGACATCCAGGACCGGCTGCGGCGCTTCGGCCGGCTGCTCGCGACCTGA
- a CDS encoding rod shape-determining protein, with translation MRLTSLTGFLADDLAVDLGTANTLVYVRGQGIVLNEPSIVAMKDGTVLAAGHEAKAMLGRAPGHISVVRPLRHGVIADFDSTEKMLHYFISKTRQRRSLVHPRVVVTVPSGITQVEKRAVRQSAKQAGAREAYLIEEPIAAALGAGLPVAEPGANMIVDIGGGTTEVAVMSLSGIVYCKSVRIAGDEMNTAVIQHIRKNYSLLVGERHAEDIKLRLGSAYPIPDEHLTMEVKGRDLIVGIPKTILVTGEEIRESLREPIMAIVSAVHTCLEQIPPELAADIVDKGIMVSGGGALLRGLDSLLHEQTGLPIRVSDDPLTCVVRGAGALLDDVKLLARVALPS, from the coding sequence ATGCGCCTCACTTCCCTCACCGGCTTCCTCGCCGACGACCTCGCGGTCGACCTGGGGACCGCCAACACCCTCGTGTATGTACGAGGCCAGGGCATCGTCCTCAACGAGCCGTCGATCGTGGCCATGAAGGACGGCACGGTCCTCGCGGCCGGCCACGAAGCCAAGGCCATGCTGGGCCGCGCGCCGGGGCACATCTCGGTCGTCCGGCCGCTGCGGCACGGCGTCATCGCCGACTTCGACTCCACCGAGAAGATGCTCCACTACTTCATCAGCAAGACGCGCCAGCGGCGCAGCCTCGTGCACCCGCGGGTGGTGGTCACGGTGCCCTCCGGCATCACGCAGGTGGAGAAGCGCGCGGTGCGGCAGTCGGCGAAGCAGGCGGGCGCCCGCGAGGCCTACCTGATCGAGGAGCCGATCGCGGCGGCCCTCGGCGCCGGGCTGCCGGTGGCCGAGCCGGGCGCCAACATGATCGTCGACATCGGCGGCGGCACCACCGAGGTGGCGGTGATGTCGCTCTCCGGCATCGTGTATTGCAAGTCGGTCCGGATCGCGGGCGACGAGATGAACACCGCCGTGATCCAGCACATCCGCAAGAACTACAGCCTGCTGGTCGGCGAGCGCCACGCCGAGGACATCAAGCTCCGGCTCGGCTCGGCGTACCCGATTCCCGACGAGCACCTCACGATGGAGGTGAAGGGCCGCGATCTGATCGTCGGCATCCCCAAGACCATCCTGGTCACCGGCGAGGAGATCCGGGAGTCACTCCGCGAGCCGATCATGGCGATCGTGAGTGCGGTGCACACCTGCCTCGAGCAAATCCCGCCCGAGCTGGCCGCCGACATCGTGGACAAGGGCATCATGGTCTCGGGCGGCGGCGCGCTGCTGCGCGGACTCGATTCCCTCCTCCACGAGCAGACCGGGCTCCCGATCCGCGTGAGCGACGATCCGCTCACCTGCGTGGTCCGCGGCGCCGGCGCGCTGCTGGACGACGTCAAGCTGCTCGCCCGCGTCGCGCTGCCTTCGTAG
- a CDS encoding response regulator has translation METILVVDDESQVRNLARDILLGAGYRVLEAEDGEQALRLAEQHPGAIHVLLTDIMMPGMNGKELADRMAATRPDTKMIFMSGRAAEVISEAGVLIPVDAFLAKPFTVDRLLNKVRERLEYRSPFSRPR, from the coding sequence ATGGAGACGATTCTGGTGGTGGACGACGAGAGCCAGGTGCGAAACCTGGCGCGAGACATTCTCCTGGGCGCCGGCTATCGGGTCCTCGAAGCCGAAGACGGCGAGCAGGCCCTGCGCCTCGCCGAGCAACACCCGGGAGCCATCCACGTTCTGCTCACCGACATCATGATGCCCGGAATGAACGGCAAGGAGCTGGCCGACCGCATGGCCGCGACCCGTCCGGACACCAAGATGATCTTCATGTCGGGACGCGCCGCCGAGGTGATCAGCGAAGCCGGCGTGCTGATCCCGGTCGACGCGTTCCTGGCCAAGCCGTTCACGGTCGACCGCCTGCTCAACAAGGTCCGCGAGCGGCTCGAATACCGCTCGCCGTTTTCCCGCCCTCGCTAG
- a CDS encoding ABC transporter substrate-binding protein, which translates to MAGLLAWAPASADAGAPTDQLRTAVEQMVKILEDPTLKAAEKEKERRAAIRREAETVFDFGETAKRALGRHWQALAEKDRQEFTSLFTDLIERAYISRIERYSGERVTYTGESVDGALASVRTRFVTKQGTEIPIDYRMQQRGDRWLVYDVVVEGVSLINNYRTQFDKIIQTSSYAELVRRLKAAEVTAPSAPKS; encoded by the coding sequence GTGGCGGGGCTCCTGGCCTGGGCTCCGGCGTCGGCGGACGCCGGGGCTCCGACCGATCAGCTCAGGACCGCGGTCGAGCAGATGGTCAAGATCCTCGAAGATCCCACCCTCAAGGCCGCGGAGAAGGAGAAGGAGCGGCGCGCGGCGATCCGGCGGGAAGCCGAGACCGTCTTCGACTTCGGCGAGACCGCCAAGCGCGCGCTGGGCCGTCACTGGCAGGCGCTGGCCGAGAAGGATCGACAGGAGTTCACGTCGCTGTTCACCGATCTCATCGAGCGGGCCTACATCTCGCGGATCGAGCGCTACAGCGGCGAGCGCGTGACCTATACCGGCGAGAGCGTGGACGGCGCGCTCGCCTCGGTGCGCACCCGGTTCGTCACGAAGCAGGGAACCGAGATTCCGATCGACTATCGCATGCAGCAGAGAGGAGATCGATGGCTCGTGTACGATGTAGTGGTCGAAGGGGTCAGCTTGATCAACAACTACCGGACGCAGTTCGACAAGATCATCCAGACCTCCTCGTACGCCGAGCTGGTGCGCCGGCTGAAGGCGGCCGAGGTGACGGCGCCTTCCGCTCCGAAGTCGTGA
- a CDS encoding CBS domain-containing protein, with the protein MSEFHDEYSESLDAEFRKLEDALLSDEVRLLAPSEPIRLAADASVADAVTRMVDNRRAGVVIVDAGGRLIGIFTERDLLTRVVHQGRDLGRTRLTDVMTPDPEALALDDRVCFAVNRMHAAGYRTVPLVDAEHRPIGIVTVNDVMGWLARIFPEAILNLRPGDRVKRPAQMDSG; encoded by the coding sequence ATGAGTGAGTTCCACGACGAGTACTCCGAATCCCTGGACGCCGAGTTTCGCAAGCTCGAAGACGCGCTGCTGAGCGACGAGGTCCGGCTGCTCGCCCCGAGCGAGCCCATCCGGCTGGCGGCCGACGCCTCGGTGGCGGATGCGGTCACCCGCATGGTGGACAACCGGCGCGCCGGCGTCGTGATCGTGGACGCCGGCGGGCGGTTGATCGGCATCTTCACGGAGCGCGATCTGCTCACCCGGGTCGTGCACCAGGGCCGCGATCTCGGGCGAACCCGCCTCACCGACGTCATGACGCCCGACCCGGAAGCCCTTGCGCTGGACGACCGCGTCTGCTTCGCGGTCAACCGAATGCACGCCGCCGGCTACCGTACCGTGCCGCTGGTGGACGCCGAGCATCGCCCGATCGGTATCGTGACCGTCAACGACGTGATGGGCTGGCTGGCCCGCATCTTCCCCGAGGCGATCTTGAACCTGCGGCCGGGCGATCGGGTCAAGCGGCCGGCCCAGATGGACAGCGGCTAG
- a CDS encoding hydroxyacid-oxoacid transhydrogenase — MKGVTLPTETVFVMENSPIKFGLGAMDEIGFDASRLGIKKALIFTDRHVAELGLSERVRNLLEEQGIKADVWDGVEVEPTDRSMEEAGEYARSKDFDGLIAVGGGSTIDTCKAANLLTCYPAPLLDYINKPVGKGVPVPGPMRPLIAVPTTAGTGSETTAVAVTHIVDQNVKAGVSHRLLRPALGVVDPLNTLTAPPEVTAAAGADILTHAIESYTTRPYHARAKHHPPDRPAYIGANPASDIWCEKAMEYAARYLRRAVLNGLDVEARLHLALAANYAGIGFGNAGVHIPHAVAYPIAGLVRDYVPSGYRTRHPLVPHGMSVILTAPAAFRFTFATSPERHLRAAELLGAPVADLDETEQREALPRALLGLMRDIGIPNGLTAIGYTERDIPALIDGTLRQPRLLSGAPRPVGAPELELIIRDAMQYWG; from the coding sequence ATGAAAGGCGTCACCCTTCCCACCGAGACCGTGTTCGTGATGGAGAACTCGCCGATCAAGTTCGGGCTGGGCGCCATGGACGAGATCGGCTTCGACGCCAGCCGCCTCGGCATCAAGAAGGCGCTGATCTTCACCGACCGGCACGTGGCCGAGCTCGGCCTGTCCGAGCGGGTGCGCAATCTGCTCGAGGAGCAGGGCATCAAGGCCGACGTTTGGGACGGGGTCGAGGTCGAGCCGACCGATCGCTCCATGGAGGAGGCGGGCGAGTACGCGCGGAGCAAGGATTTCGACGGCCTCATCGCGGTCGGCGGCGGCAGCACGATCGATACTTGCAAGGCGGCCAATCTCCTCACCTGCTATCCGGCGCCGCTGCTGGACTATATCAACAAGCCGGTCGGCAAGGGCGTGCCGGTGCCCGGCCCGATGCGGCCGCTCATCGCGGTCCCCACCACCGCCGGGACCGGGAGCGAGACCACCGCGGTCGCGGTCACTCACATCGTGGATCAGAACGTGAAGGCGGGCGTCTCGCATCGCCTGCTCCGCCCCGCGCTGGGAGTGGTGGACCCGCTCAATACGCTCACCGCCCCGCCGGAAGTCACCGCGGCGGCCGGCGCCGACATCCTCACGCACGCCATCGAGTCCTACACCACGCGCCCGTACCACGCGCGGGCGAAGCACCACCCACCGGATCGGCCGGCCTACATCGGCGCGAACCCGGCCAGCGATATCTGGTGCGAGAAGGCCATGGAGTACGCGGCGCGCTATCTTCGCCGCGCGGTGCTCAACGGCCTCGACGTCGAGGCCCGACTGCATCTGGCGTTGGCCGCGAACTACGCGGGCATCGGCTTCGGCAACGCGGGGGTGCATATCCCCCACGCGGTGGCCTACCCGATCGCGGGCCTGGTGCGCGACTACGTGCCGAGCGGGTATCGCACGCGCCACCCGCTGGTGCCGCACGGCATGTCGGTGATCCTGACCGCGCCGGCCGCCTTCCGCTTCACCTTCGCCACGTCCCCGGAGCGCCACCTGCGCGCGGCCGAGCTCCTGGGAGCGCCGGTCGCCGACCTCGACGAGACCGAACAGCGCGAGGCCCTGCCGCGCGCTCTCCTCGGGCTGATGCGGGACATCGGCATCCCCAACGGGCTCACCGCGATCGGCTACACCGAGCGCGACATCCCGGCTCTGATCGACGGCACGCTGCGCCAGCCGCGCCTGCTGTCGGGAGCCCCGCGGCCGGTGGGCGCGCCGGAGCTCGAGCTGATCATCCGGGACGCGATGCAGTACTGGGGCTAG